CGAACGGGCGCGGATCTCGGGCAGCGCCTTCTGCAGGTAATAGACCATGGACCACACCGTGAGCACGGCCGAGATCCACAGCAGCCAGCCGCCCCACACGCGGGTGTCGATCAGGCCGAGCAGGCGGCCGTCGAACAGCAGGAAGGGAATGGCCACCATCTGCACCGTGGTCTTGACCTTGCCGATCATGTGCACGGCCACGCTCTTGGTGGCGCCGATGATGGCCATCCACTCGCGCAGCGAGGAAATGGCGATCTCGCGGCCGATGATGATGAGGGCGGCGAACACGTCGGCGCGGTCCATGTGCACCAGCACCAGCAGGCTCGCGCACACCAGGAACTTGTCGGCCACCGGGTCGAGGAAGGCGCCGAAAGCCGAGGTCTGGTTGAGCTTGCGCGCAAGGTAGCCATCGGCCCAGTCGGTGAGCGCGAAGACGATGAACATCGCCGTGGCCACGAGGTTCTGCTCGGCGCGGCTCAGGCCATCGAGATAGAACACCCCCACGATGAGCGGAATGGCCACGATGCGGGCCCAGGTCAGCAGGGTGGGGAGGTTGAAGAACATGGGGCGATTATGGGGGGCTCAATGCAGCGCCCGGTAAATGGCTTCGGCCAGCTCCAGCGAAATGCCTTCGACCGTCGCCAGGTCTTCCACGCTCGCCGCGCCCACGCCACGCACGCCGCCGAAGCGCTGCAGCAGCCGCGCGCGCTTCTTCGGGCCCACGCCGGGGATGTCTTCGAGCTGGCTGCCGCCGGTGCGCACCTTGGCGCGCTGCGCGCGCATGCCGGTGATGGCGAAGCGGTGCGCCTCGTCGCGGATCTGCGCCACCAGCATGAGCGCGGCCGAGTCGTGGCCCAGGTAGACCTTGGCGCGGCCGTCGGCGAACACCAGTTCTTCGAGACCCACCTTGCGGCCCTCGCCTTTTTCCACGCCCACGATGCAGGCCAGGTCGAGCCCGAGCTGCGTGAACACCTCGCGCGCCACCCCCACCTGGCCCTTGCCGCCATCGATCAGCACGATGTCGGGCATGCGCGGGCCCGTGGCGGGCAGGTCCTTTTCGGTGGCAGACACGGCCTCGGCTTCGGCCTCGGGCTCGCCCTCGACCGACACCGCGGTGCCGGCCGGCAGCGCCGCACCGTCCTGCTCGGCCTTGAGCGCCTCGGCGATGCGGCCGTAGCGGCGCGTGAGCACCTGGCGCATGGCCGCGTAGTCGTCGCCGGGCGTGATGCCCTCGATCTTGTAGCGCCGGTACTGGCTGTTCTGCAGCTTGTGGCCTTCGAACACCACGCACGAAGCCTGGGTGGATTCGCCCGCCGTGTGCGAGATGTCGAAGCATTCGATGCGCAGCGCCTCGAGCTCGTCGTCGGGCAGCTGCAGCGCCTCGGCCAGCGCGCGCGTGCGCGCCTGCTGGCTGCCCTCTTCGGCCAGCAGGCGCGCGAGTGCGATGCCCGCGTTCTTCTGCGCCATCTCGAGCCACAGGCGGCGGTGCTCGCGCGGGTTGTGCACCGCGTGCACCTTCTGGCCGGTCTGCGCGGTGAGCGCGTCCAGCAGCGCCTTGCCCACGGCGTGGCTGGTCACGAGCACCGGCGGCATGGGCGCGCCGATGTAGTGCTGGGCGATGAAGGCCTCGAGCACGCGCAGTGCGGTGCGCTCGGCCGGATCGGTGGCGGCGGCCTCGGTGGCGCTCGCGCCTTCGGCCATCAGCTCCTCGATCGCGCTCGCGTCGTCCACGTGCGCGGGAAAGTACGGCCGGTCGCCCAGGTGGCGGCCGCCGCGCACCATGGCCAGGTTCACGCAGGCGCGCCCGCCCTGCACCTTCACGGCCAGGATGTCCACGTCCTGGTCGGTGCCGGTCTCCATGGTCTGCTGGTGCAGCACGCGCGACAACGCGGTCATCTGGTTGCGGATCTCGGCCGCCTGCTCGAATTCGAGCTTGTCGGCGTGTTCCAGCATGCGCGACTCCAGCGTCTGCAGCACGGCCTGGGTTTCGCCGCGCAGGAAGCGC
This is a stretch of genomic DNA from Hydrogenophaga crocea. It encodes these proteins:
- the pgsA gene encoding CDP-diacylglycerol--glycerol-3-phosphate 3-phosphatidyltransferase encodes the protein MFFNLPTLLTWARIVAIPLIVGVFYLDGLSRAEQNLVATAMFIVFALTDWADGYLARKLNQTSAFGAFLDPVADKFLVCASLLVLVHMDRADVFAALIIIGREIAISSLREWMAIIGATKSVAVHMIGKVKTTVQMVAIPFLLFDGRLLGLIDTRVWGGWLLWISAVLTVWSMVYYLQKALPEIRARSR
- the uvrC gene encoding excinuclease ABC subunit UvrC; translated protein: MSEAHSEQLLNEVAALPALPGVYRYFDAQGQLLYVGKARNLKKRVSSYFQKNHDGTRIGHMVSRIVRLETTVVRSEAEALLLENNLIKTLNPRFNILFRDDKSYPYLKITGTRDAAKSAGRTTSASTLFPRMAYYRGAVDKRHSYYGPYPSAWAVKESIQLLQKVFKLRTCEDTVFANRTRPCLLYQIKRCSGPCADLIHQAEYLADVANAERFLRGETQAVLQTLESRMLEHADKLEFEQAAEIRNQMTALSRVLHQQTMETGTDQDVDILAVKVQGGRACVNLAMVRGGRHLGDRPYFPAHVDDASAIEELMAEGASATEAAATDPAERTALRVLEAFIAQHYIGAPMPPVLVTSHAVGKALLDALTAQTGQKVHAVHNPREHRRLWLEMAQKNAGIALARLLAEEGSQQARTRALAEALQLPDDELEALRIECFDISHTAGESTQASCVVFEGHKLQNSQYRRYKIEGITPGDDYAAMRQVLTRRYGRIAEALKAEQDGAALPAGTAVSVEGEPEAEAEAVSATEKDLPATGPRMPDIVLIDGGKGQVGVAREVFTQLGLDLACIVGVEKGEGRKVGLEELVFADGRAKVYLGHDSAALMLVAQIRDEAHRFAITGMRAQRAKVRTGGSQLEDIPGVGPKKRARLLQRFGGVRGVGAASVEDLATVEGISLELAEAIYRALH